The genomic region CTCCAAATTCACAGATCATTTGAGCACACTTACAATGACATGGATGTCTTGTTCTTAGGTCTTCATTCTCACCAATTGAATTTGTCTGCCTCTCAACCATTTATGGCACAGTTATTCCATGATACGCACACCTACAACAGCAGCGACGGGACGTTTGCCCGATGGCTTCACCCGCATCTTTTATCTCTAGCATCAAGTCGACTTGAGTAGAAATACCAATCTGAACTTGACCACCTCGAAACCACACCACCTTCGCTGCATGGGCTGGCTCAAACAGCACCTAGTATACGGGCCGCGatgatcttctcctccaatGGTTATCTTGCCGACGGGAGGCTTCCCGGTCATTACTCCGGATCGCCCACAGCATGAAGCGCGCATTCACTATCAACGACTCTACTGAACGAAAGCTAAGATTACTGGCCAGCTCCCCATCGACACCTTCCAATTCGAAATTCGGGATGGCGTTTGTGCAGCCGGAATCGCAGAAAAAGTGAAGATCGCAAAACTCTCTCAATCGTGGCTGGTTACAGCACATCAAGAACCCCGCAAAGACGACCGGTATAGCCTTGAGCAACTCTGATCACGCATTATGAAGACCAGCAAGCCGAGCCGACAGCAACGACGCTGAAGCAAGAGACTTCTTCCGGGCTGCGCGATGTGCGCCGTTCCCCTGTTTCGCTTCGCATCAGACACAAGCCGTGAAGTATACGTAGAGATATCTGATGCCGTTAGGCCTATAAGAGGCAGACACGCGTATTCCCGAAGCTATGTGACGCTGAAAAGCTTCTTTCAATCTTCATGAGATGGTCACGAGACAGTCAGGCATGTCGTGCTCCTCAAATCTGGACTTCCACCAATCGATGCCTCGAATGGAGGAACCGtccctcatcttcaacggcGCTGACCCTGGCCTCAGATCCTGGCCCAGGCCCTCTTGGTGTCCAAGCGGGGGGAAGCACCAGCTACTGACGCTGCGCAAGGATTGTTTCCGTCTTGAAACACCCTTGGTCACTTGTCTCTAATCTTTTGGTGCTCTATCTGTCCATGTACCCCAGGACGAAGCAGCAACCCTCTCTCGACTCGTCTGCGTAACCGGCCGATAACGAAAGTCCAAGATGAACTTTTGGGACAAAACAGATGGGCAGACTCGACCATCTCTCTGCAGGGGACGGGAAATGTCCCGAAGGAAATGCAAGGCCCAAGATAGCGTCGTCGCTTTGGTCGCTTGAACGGGTCAAGAATTTCTTTCCAAAATATTCTCAAGTCTGAAGAGGCCGGCGGAAGCTGCCGCCTTATACGGCAGTGGCCAGTAAGATGGACGAATTCCCCCACGTGGAGGCACTGTCCGTCTCAGAGGTCAAAACTTTTGGACCAAGAACATGAATGCTACTCTCCCGACGGTACTGCAGATGCAGAGGAAAACGACATGCCTATCCGCCGAATCACGGTTGCTGTAGAAAGTCCTCGCTTGCGTGAGGTAGGAGGTTTGTCCTCAAGATATTATCCCAGAGGGCGTGTCAAGTGGCAACACGACTTCTTGTCACGCAATGCGAGTCAGTATTTTACCAAAGCTCTCTCTTGGCTTTAGACCGTTTACGTAGCACCAAGACAACGGCAAGCCACGACGGGCATATTATCATACAATCCTAACTTGGCACTCAAAGCTATGAAGCCGTTCCCGtcccgcctcttcctctgctgtCCATCGTCGAAGGGGACCGATGGCCGGAGGGAAGACCGGCAGCTACGGAGCTTGATCAGTCAGTTCTGTACTCTGTGCAGACAGTGGGTAGATCTGATCTTGAGATCTCAATTCCCAAGCGAAGGGTCGGAAAAAGAAGGACAAGCCTTTCTGTAATGCTTCCTAGCGCCCTACCGGTACGGAATAGGTAACTGTGATCGTGTGTTAAGTATGTACACAGACTCGGTTGGACGGGTTCACGGACACACAACCGAGGAGAGTTGGTCGCGATAAGCTTTTTGCCAGGGACTCCTTGTGGTTTCGGTGCATCTGCAAGCGGAAGGACGCACTCTGCAGCATGTGCTACCATGTGCCATGTCCCTGCCCAGACGAACCCAGCCCCAATTTGTGGCCGTAGGGGTCCACTAAACGGCATGGTACCCCGCCAGCGTCGCAGCAGGTACGGGTACCTGTAGACTCGTCCAAGCTTACAAGGTTGAACAAAGTACTGATGACACCTGCCGAGCCCGAGGGAACAGGCAGGCTCTTGTTCTTCGCCTCCCTTCGGTTCCAGCACAAGCGTTGGTTCCAGATTTATCACTTGCTCAGAAACCCCAAATTCTTGCCCAGAGAGGCCTCTTTCAGCATCCCCAATTTCCTCTGTTTCTTCTCTTCGACACTAATTGCTTCGAGTCGAGTCAAATCGACCGCTGCGGTTGAAACAATTCCAGAATCATTGGTAGCTTGCCCGGTACCAAAACAATCGAGAGCGCTGCCGACTGTAACCGCCCTTGCATAGGATTCGTCAATTTGTCGTCATCGCCCACTGAACCACCGCTTCCCCAAGCATCTTTTGTGAAACTGGCATATAGGTTTTATCGGGGCACTTGTTTTCTTGCAAGACATCTGGAATCACCTACAAGTCAAGAGAGGAATGAAATACGGGGAGCAGTTCGAACAGGAGTCTGTTCCGCAATGGAGCCTTTGTAAGTTTGCAAACCCGCCACAACCGCCACCTCTCGAAACCACATCTTCTAACCTGCGCCAACATGGCAGATAACATTGACTACAACTCTCTAAAACACCACATCAAAACGCACACGACAAAGGACCAAGCGACGGCCATAGCGATCCCGGGACACCAAGACACCGCCCTCAGCAAGTTCGAGGAAGGCTTCTACGGCGAGCTGTGTTGCCAACATGACCGAGTCGACCTCTTCGTCTCCAGCAAGGCTGACGAGATCTCGCGGCGCCTCCAGCACTCGTCCAATCAGATTCACCGCCTAATAGTACGCTGCGCAACATCAGGCCGGAGCACCATCTCGATCAAACGACAGCGGCGGTTTGTCAAGTACGAGCAGGAACTCCTCCAATGCGGCGACGACATCCGCTCCCTGCGGCGCTTTGTCGACGCGCAGATTGTTGCGTTCCGCAAGATACTCAAAAAGTACAGAAAATGGACCGGGTCGTCGACGTTGGGGACACGCTTCAGGGACAACGTCTTGTCGCACCCCAAAAGCTTCACGCGGTGCGACTTTTCGCACTTGCAGGCCAGGTATGACGACTTGTTGGTCACGCTTCGGGCAGCATCGCCTGCCGGCATGAGCGGGATTGGCTCCCCGACCCCCGAGCCGACGGTCGACTCGCGCGATCGGCAGAGCTCCCCGAGCGAGGCGACGGTTGTGAGCGAGTCGCAGGTGGTGTACTGGAATGAGTACGACTGCGGAAGCGAGGCGGGGGACAACGACAGGAGGGATGAGGATTATGCTATTTA from Podospora bellae-mahoneyi strain CBS 112042 chromosome 4, whole genome shotgun sequence harbors:
- a CDS encoding hypothetical protein (EggNog:ENOG503NWNU), producing MKYGEQFEQESVPQWSLYNIDYNSLKHHIKTHTTKDQATAIAIPGHQDTALSKFEEGFYGELCCQHDRVDLFVSSKADEISRRLQHSSNQIHRLIVRCATSGRSTISIKRQRRFVKYEQELLQCGDDIRSLRRFVDAQIVAFRKILKKYRKWTGSSTLGTRFRDNVLSHPKSFTRCDFSHLQARYDDLLVTLRAASPAGMSGIGSPTPEPTVDSRDRQSSPSEATVVSESQVVYWNEYDCGSEAGDNDRRDEDYAIYIDPNEEMSFPGMKALGNLFSNPVKKLNSAWMSIRSVRSRESPLSDDIERGPLLPTDSTVSTYGSTRAKPFSAEPSYFTIPPGSRGGQSDTDVEEDANYSNCHSRRGSYGYASSEDQFPTGYRPHYAALPSINDQRIEQYRENMFFWITWGCYAVAYVLMGIATVLITAGRNKKRLEVDAGVTLGIMTSLGLACAAICMTVARQERMGWVGLVATWIAFAGICAANGVLLVLVVGNAPL